A window of Bombina bombina isolate aBomBom1 chromosome 5, aBomBom1.pri, whole genome shotgun sequence genomic DNA:
tcattacagaaaataataaaccaaattatcaaaaattaaaaaaaaataaacataatccctatgaaaataataataaaaaaagccccccaaaataaaaacacaccctaatctaatactaaacagctcttttgcattaaaaaaatactaagtccccccaacagtaaaaaccaccacccaccaaaccccccaaaataaaaataaaaaactaacactaaaaaatcctaaactacccattgcccctaaaggggacaTTTTTATGGACATTCCACTCTTTTTCAGTGCCCCaatttcctaatctaaaaaaacaaaaacaaaaaatgaactctaagccccaaataggtactcactgttcctgaagtccggcggagaaggtcctcttccaggcagcggtgaagtcttcttggaaccgacaatatcttccatcttcatccaggaccaagccggaacGGAgatgaccgtggaactgaagaccagcgacgactgagccatggagcgtggaggatcctcttcgtacgatcaccgccatacactgaatattgaatgcaagttatgcgtttaaatatggcatcacttgcattcttattggctgatttgaatcttcaaattcaaatcagccaattggatttcagtagctctcatcctattggctgatttgaatttgaagattattcATGGGTGCACTTAATAAGAGAGTGGataattaaggtgaaaccaatagtgagcaaaatGTTAACAAAGAAGGAAGAACACTCCTCAGATTGAGACTCTTTCCCTGGAAAGGTCATCAGCATTAAATGGGCGGAGTATGAGGAATGGAGAAGGCGCTATGGGCTCGATTTTATCAAGCCGTTCGAAGCATTACGActtcaggttctcacaagagaacttgcagtcagtatttatcaagcagcggtaatTTGATTAGCTTGCGCGGGCATGGAGCGTTGtggcacaagagcgcaaaatagatcTTGTGCAAGGGTGAATTCCGCCAATGGAAttctgcccgccagaggcgagctgcagcggacaggggtgcATAGGTACGCTGCTGTCACTTGATAAATAAAGccctatggggtaaaattttacaTATCTCCAACTCTGTGTACCCAACTTCATGGTTAGCGGGCAGCTGAAGAGTTGAGAGACAGTCTTCACTCAGGAGAGGGGCAGCAAAGCAGGACCGGCCTGTGTCAGAAAAGGTACTTCATCTGTGCAGTCAGAAGGAAGGAGAAGCAGGTCACAGCATATTTACATGCAGTCTACTAAATTTCTTAATAGTCTCTCCAACTTCTCCATCTTCATCAGCTGCAGTAGCCTCTTAGTGTTGTACTATCTGTTATGCACACACTAAATATGGTGTTATAtacatttgcatacatttacatgAGAAGCATGAGGCGGTTACACATTTACATGAGAAGCATGAGGCGGTTACACATTTACATGAGAAGCATAAGGCGGTTACACATTTACATGAGAAGCATGAGGCGGTTACGCATTTACAGGAGAAACATGAGGCGGTTACACATTTACAGGAGAAGCAGGAGGCGGTTACACATTTACAGGAGAAGCAGGAGGCGGTTACACATTTACAGGAGAAGCAGGAGGCGGTTACACATTTACAGGAGAAGCAGGAGGCGGTTACACATTTACAGGAGAAGCAGGAGGCGGTTACGCATTTACAGGAGAAGCAGGAGGCGATTACACATTTACAGGAGAAGCAGGAGGCGGTTACACATTTACAGGAGAAGCAGGAGGCGGTTACACATTTACAGGAGAAGCAGGAGGCGGTTACACATTTACAGGAGAAGCAGAAGGCGGTTACACATTTACAGGAGAAGCAAGAGCTGGTTACACATTTACAGGAGAAGCATGAGGCGGTTACACATTTACAGGAGAAGCAGGAGGCGGTTACACATTTACAGGAGAAGCAGGAGGCGGTTACACATTTACAGGAGAAGCAGAAGGCGGTTACACATTTACAGGAGAAGCAAGAGCTGGTTACACATTTACATGAGAAACAGGAGGCGGTTACACATTTACAGGAGAAGCAGGAGGCGGTTACACATTTACAGGAGAAACAGGAGGCGGTTACACGTTTACATGAGAAGCAGGAGGCGGTTACACATTTACAGGAGAAGCAGAAGGCGGTTACACGTTTACAGGAGAAGCAGGAGGCGGTTACACGTTTACAGGAGAAGCAGGAGGCGGTTACACGTTTACAGGAGAAGCAGGAGGCGGTTACACATTTACAGGAGAAGCAGGAGGCGGTTACACGTTTTCATGAGAAGCAGGAGGTGGTTACACATTTACATGAGACGCAAGAGCAAGTCTTAAATTGGCTACGCAGGGCTGGCTTTTCTCACTGAGTACTTCCCCTAGGCTATCAGAGTTAAAACAAGAGCTGGTCTTTTGTGTACTCGAGAGGAGTAAGATGGGGGAGAGAAGGAGGAGGAAACAGTAGCTGTTCTTTTCCTGAACACTTAGAGGGGAGGTGACGATCGACTGGTGTGTATCTTTTTCTCCTTCCTCAACGCATAATTAACACTGTTTTTGCAACCCCTAGAAGAATAAGTAGTGCTGGCTATTGGGCAGCATTGTGTTTTAAAAACTGGGCCTGGCGCATGGGTTTCTGAGCTCAGATATTGACACCACAGTATAATCAAGCCCTGCTCAAGAGTGTGTAGaacatgcaaacattttaaaggAATTGTACAGCATAATCTAGCAAAGTAAATATTGCTTGTTTACTACAATGTTTTGTTTTCATTAATTAAGTTAGGCTGTGTGGATTACATTTTTAGTAAACTTCTGTTCTATCTAGGGACATGTGCTTTTGTTACAAGATAAGATTTGAAGATCTTGTATAACCTGTGCTGTAAACCAAATTAATAATATTCAATCTATAAAAcccttgtttttaaatgtttggacTTTAAATATCGCTCCCAGTGACTGGATTTCCTAGATAAGCGGGGGATATAAGCTGGCCTTGTACCAAGTATAGCTCTGGGAACTTCTGATAAAATTACGGACAAGGAAGGTTCTGAGTTAGCAATTTTTAGTTTATCTGAGAATACAGAAGACAACAGGATGTCTGTATGAAGTAAAGCAAACCACAACACAGTTCCTTCAATAtaaaatgcgcacacacacatataataaaataaatatatatatatatatatatatatatatatatatatatatatatatatatatatatatatgtgtgtgtgtgtgtaagtatttgAAGAATAACTCATAATCATTTTGTCAGTAACATACAGATCTGTATGCTTTCTGAGATACTTAACCCCtcaatgaccagaccatttttcaattttcttacccttaaagggacagtctacaccaaaaatgttcttatttaaaaagaaagataatccctttattacccattccccgtttttgctttaccaaaagttatattaatatactttttacctctgcaccttgtatctaagcctttgaagacagcctccttatctaagtgcctttgacagacatgcagtgtagtcaatcggtgaagactcctaaataacttcacaggagtgagcacaatgttatctatatgacacatgtgaactagcacagtctaactgtgaaaaactttcaaaatgctctgagctaggaggcggttttcaactgtttaaaaatcagtttgagcctagctaggtttagcttttcaaaaataccatcaagggaacaaagcaaatttgatgataatagtaaattggaaagttgtttaaaattgcatgccctatctgaatcatgaaagtttagttttgactttactgtccctttaaggacaaaggctatttttacatttctgcagtgtttgtgtttagctgtaattttcttcttactcatttactgtacccacacatattatataccgtttttctcgtcattaaatggactttctaaagataccattattttcttcatatcttataatttactataaaaaaaaattataaaatatgaggaaaaaatggaaaaaaaccacactttttctaactttgacccccaaaatctgttacacatctacaaccaccaaaaatcactgatgctaaatagtttcaaaattttgtcctgagtttagaaataccaatgtttaccttttttctttgcttttttgcaaggtatagggaaataaatacaagtagcactgtgCTATTTCCaacccactttttttcaaaattagcgctagttacattgggacacggatatctgtcaggaatccctgaatttcccttgacatgtgtgtgtgtgtgtatgtatatatatatatatatatatatatatatatatatatatatatatatatatatatatatatatatatatatatatatatatatatatatatatatatatatatatatatatatatatatatatataattttttttttttagaagacaacccaaagtattgatctatgcccatttttgtatatttcatgccaccgtttcaccgccaaatgtgatcaaataaaaaaaaaagttcactttttcacaaactttaggtttcccactgaaattatttacaaaccactactgcaattatggcacaaatggttgtaaatgcttctctgggatcccctttgttcagaaatagcagacttatatggctttggctttgctttttggtaattagaaggccgctaaatgctgctgcgcaccacacgtgttttatgcccagcagtgaaggggttaattagggagcttgttgggttaattttagctttagtgtagtgtagtagacaaccccaagtattgatccaggccaattttggtatatttcatgccaccatttcacagccaaatgcaagcaaataaaactttacatttttcacaattttaggtttctcactgaaattatttacaaacagcttgtgcaattatggcacaaattgttgtaaaagcttctctgggatcccctttgttcagaaatagcagacttatatggctttggcgttgctttttggtaattagaaggctgctaaatgctgctgcgcaccacacgtgaattatgcccagcagtgaaggggttaattaggtagcttgtagggagcttgcagggttaattttagctttagtgtagagatcagcctccaacctgacacatcccaccccctgatccctcccaaacagctctcttccctcccccaccctacaattgtccccgccatcttaagtactggcagaaagtctgccagtactaaataaaaggaggttttttttttttttttttaataaaaattaataaaatattttagctgtgatggatccctgatcccccccccccccagctctctaaccctccccagctacctaattgctgccatcttgggtactggcaagtttgcccccaaaaacaaaagtttttttttttcttttgacctttttaaactttttctgtagtgtagcagcccccccccccccacaataccctcatccccctcccagatccttttatatttaatttctccaacattggtgtgtccggtccacggcgtcatccttacttgtgggatatctcttccccaacaggaaatggcaaagagtcccagcaaagctggccatatagtccctcctaggctccgcccaccccagtcattctctttgccgttgcacaggcaacatctccacggagatggttaagagttttttggtgtttaaatgtagtttttattcttctatcaagtgtttgttattttaaaatagtgctggtatgtactatttactctgaaacagaaaaggatgaagatttctgtttgtgagaggaagatgattttagcagacagtaactaaaatcgattgctgtttccacataggactgttgagatgaagtaagttcagttgggggaaacagttagcagacttttctgcttaaggtatgactagccatatttctaacaagaccatgtaatgctggaaggctgtcatttcccctcatggggaccggtaagccattttcttagtcaaacaaacagaataaagggcttaatatgggctaaaaaactggtagacatttttatgggctaaatcgattgctttatttgggcattttattcatatttatgctgacaattcgcatttataaacttggggaacgtttattaaacggcaggcactatgttagacaccttttccagtcaggggccttcctagttgtagactgagcctcattttcgcgccattactgcgcagttgttttttgagagcagggcatgcagatgcatgtgtgaggatctgaaatttgctggaaaagcttctagaaggcgtcaattggtatcgtattcccctctgggcttggttgggtctcagcaaaggctatagctgggactgtataggggttagatttgtaaacggctccggttccgttattttaagggtaaaaagctctgaaatttggtgtgcaatactcttaatgctttaagacactgtggtgaaattttggtaatttttgaacaattccttcatactttttcacatattcagtaataaagtgttttctgtttaaaatttaaagagacagtaacggttttgttttaaaacgttttttgtgctttgttgacaagtttaagcctgtttaacatgtctgtgccttcggataagctatgttctatatgtatgaaagccaatgtgtctccccatttaaatttatgtgataattgtgccatagcgtccaaacaaagtaaggacagtactgccacagataatgaaattgcccaagatgattcctcagatgaggggagtaaacatgatactacataatctcctactgtgtctacaccagttttgcccacacaggaggcccctagtacatctagtgcgccaatgcttattaccatgcaacaattaacggctgtaatggataactccatagcaaatattttatccaaaatgcctacttatcagaggaagcgcgattgctctgttttaaacactgaagagcaggagggcgctgatgataattgtcctgtcataccctcacaccaatctgaaggggccatgagggaggttttgtcagatggggaaatttcagattcaggaaaaatttctcaacaagctgaacctgatgttgtgacatttaaatttaaattagaacatctccgcgcactgcttaaggaggtgttatctactctggatgattgggacaacttggtcattccagagaaattatgcaagatggacaagttcctagaggttccggtgcaccccgacgcttttcctatacccaagcgggtggcggacatagtaaataaggagtgggaaaagcccggcataccttttgttcccccccatatatttaagaaattatttcctatggtcgaccccagaaaggacttatggcagacagtccctaaggtcgagggggcagtttctactctaaacaaacgcactactattcctatcgaagatagttgtgctttcaaagatcctatggataaaaaattggagggtttgcttaaaaagatttttgtacagcaaggttaccttctacaacccatttcgtgcattgttcctgtcactacagcagcgtggttctggttcgaggaactagaaaactcgcttagtagagagactccatatgaggaggttatggacagagttcacgcacttaagttggctaactcttttattttagatgccgctttgcaattagctagattagcggcgaaaaattcagggtttgctatcgtggcgcgcagagcgctttggctaaagtcttggtcagcggatgtgtcatccaagacaaaattgcttaacatccctttcaaaggtaaaaatctatttggaccagaattgaaagagattatttcagacatcactgggggaaagggccacgcccttccacaagataggcctttcaaggccaaaaataattctaattttcgttcctttcgcaatttcaggaacggaccggcctctaattctgcatcctctaagcaagagggtaatgcctcacaacccaaaccagcctggaaaccgatgcaaggctggaacaagggtaagcaggccaagaagcctgccgctactaacaaaacagcatgaaggagtaccggatctagtgggaggcagactctctctctttgctcaggcttgggcaagagatgttcaggatccctgggcgctagaaatagtttctcagggttatctcctggaattcagggaactacccccaaggggaaggttccacatgtctcacttatcctcaaaccaaataaagagacaggtgttcttacattgtgtagaagacctgttaaagatgggagtgatacacccagttccaataaaggaacaaggaatgggattttattccaatctgttcgtagttcccaaaaaagagggaactttcagaccaattttggatttgaagatcctaatcaaatttctcagggtaccatcgttcaagatggaaaccattcgaacgattctacccactatccaggaaagtcaatttatgactaccgtggatctaaaggatgcgtacctacatattcctatccacaaagaacatcatcagttcttaaggttcgctcttctggacaagcattaccagtttgtggccctcccattcgggttagccactgctccaaggattttcacaaaggtactagggtcccttctagcggttctaagaccgaggggcattgcagtagtaccttccttggacgacattctaatacaagcgtcgtccctgtcaaaagcaaaggctcatacaaacatcgttctggcctttctcagatcacacggatggaaggtgaacatagaaaaaagttctctgtctccgtcgacaagagttcccttcttgggaacaataatagattccttagaaatgaggatttttctgacagaggtcagaaagtcaaaacttctaagctcttgtcaagttcttcattctgttcctcgtccttccatagcgcagtgcatggaagtagtagggttgatggttgcagcaatggacatagttccttttgcacgaattcatctaagaccattacaactgtgcatgctcaaacagtggaatggggactatacagacttgtctccaatgattcaagtagatcagaagaccagagattcactccgttggtggctgaccctggaccatctgtcccagggaatgagcttccgcagaccagagtgggtcattgtcacgaccgacgccagtctagtgggctggggcgcggtctgggaatccctgaaagctcagggtctatggtctcgggaagagtctcttctcccgataaacattctggaactgagagcgatattcaatgctctcagggcttggcctcaactagcaaaggccagattcataaggttccaatcagacaacatgacgaccgttgcgtatatcaatcatcaggggggaacaaggagttccctggcgatgaaagaagtgaccaaaataattcaatgggcggaggatcactcctgccacctgtctgcgatccacatcccaggtgtggaaaactgggaggcggattttctgagtcgtcagacattccatccgggggagtgggaactccatccggagatctttgcccaaataactcaattatggggcattccagacatggatctgatggcgtctcatcagaacttcaaggttccttgctacgggtccagatccagggatcccaaggtgactctagtagatgcactagtagcaccttggaccttcaacctagcttatgtatttccaccgtttcctctcattcccaggctggtagccaggatcaatcaggagagggcctcggtgatcttgttagctcctgcgtggccacgcaggacttggtatgcagacctggtgaatatgtcatcggttccaccatggaagctacctttgagacaggatcttcttgttcagggtccattcgaacatccaaatctggtctccctccagctgacggcttagagattgaatgcttgattctatcgaagcgtgggttttcagattctgtgatagatactctggttcaggccagaaaaccggtaactagaaagatttaccataaaatatggaaaagatatatctgttggtgtgaatccaaaggattcccatggaataagataaaaattcctaagattctctcctttctacaagaaggtttggagaaaggattatctgcaagttctctaaagggacagatctctgctttatctgtcttactacacaaaagactggcagccgtgccagatgttcaagcatttgttcaggctctggttaggatcaagcctgtttacagacctttgactcctccctggagtctaaatctagttctttcagttcttcaaggggttccgtttgaacctttacattccatagatattaagttactatcttggaaagttttgtttttggttgcaatttcttctgctagaagagtttcagagttatctgctctgcagtgttctccgccctatctggtgttccatgcagataaggtggttttgcgtactaagcctggttttctttctaaggttgtttctaacaaaaatattaaccaggagatagttgtaccttctttatgtccgaatccagtttccagaatccggacggcagcctcctgaaagaatcacagctcactccactagggctgtagcttccacatgggccttcaagaacgaggcttctgttgaccagatttgtaaggcagcgacttggtcttcactgcacacttttgccaaattttacaaatttgatacttttgcttcttcggaggctatttttgggagaaaggttttgcaagctgtggtgccttccgtttaggtaacctgatttgctccctcccttcatccgtgtcctaaagctttggtattggttcccacaagtaaggatgacgccatggaccggacacaccaatgttggagaaaacagaatttatgcttacctgataaattactttctccaacggtgtgtccggtccacggcccgccctggttttttaatcaggtctgatgaattattttctctaactacagtcaccacggtaccatatggtttctcctatatatatttcctcctgtccgtcggtcgaatgactggggtgggcggagcctaggagggactatatggccagctttgctgggactctttgccatttcctgttggggaagagatatcccacaagtaaggatgacgccgtggaccggacacaccgttggagaaagtaatttatcaggttagcataaattctgtttttatttaactttttccccctctccctctaatGATC
This region includes:
- the LOC128661632 gene encoding involucrin — its product is MAIPDNKESKNNSTLASPVTSRTVIAAVEGEKNKKSPDKSLASRFPIPSTTTRKDRIVSAGILASRSPIDPHRLIDSESTEDENTDEDATPSSLLHEAVTHLHEKHEAVTHLHEKHKAVTHLHEKHEAVTHLQEKHEAVTHLQEKQEAVTHLQEKQEAVTHLQEKQEAVTHLQEKQEAVTHLQEKQEAVTHLQEKQEAITHLQEKQEAVTHLQEKQEAVTHLQEKQEAVTHLQEKQKAVTHLQEKQELVTHLQEKHEAVTHLQEKQEAVTHLQEKQEAVTHLQEKQKAVTHLQEKQELVTHLHEKQEAVTHLQEKQEAVTHLQEKQEAVTRLHEKQEAVTHLQEKQKAVTRLQEKQEAVTRLQEKQEAVTRLQEKQEAVTHLQEKQEAVTRFHEKQEVVTHLHETQEQVLNWLRRAGFSH